The proteins below are encoded in one region of Rhododendron vialii isolate Sample 1 chromosome 7a, ASM3025357v1:
- the LOC131332802 gene encoding 14 kDa proline-rich protein DC2.15-like, whose product MGSKGINASLTLFLLLNLLFFTFVSACGTCRSNPNPSPNPNPNPRPSPNPTTPSSATTCPRDALKLGVCIDLLGGLINVVVGTPPTAPCCSLIQGLADLEAAVCLCTVIKANILGINLNIPLSLSLLLNVCGKNVPRGFQCA is encoded by the coding sequence ATGGGTTCCAAGGGCATTAATGCATCACTCACTTTGTTTCTCTTGCTCAACCTTCTCTTCTTTACCTTTGTGAGTGCATGTGGGACTTGTCgatcaaacccaaacccaagtccaaacccaaacccaaacccaaggCCAAGTCCCAACCCTACTACTCCCAGTAGTGCCACTACTTGCCCCAGAGATGCCCTAAAATTAGGTGTCTGTATTGATTTGCTTGGTGGATTGATCAATGTTGTTGTGGGTACTCCTCCAACGGCTCCTTGCTGCAGTCTCATTCAAGGCCTTGCTGATCTTGAGGCTGCTGTTTGCCTTTGCACTGTCATCAAGGCAAATATTTTGGGCATCAACCTCAAcatccctctctccctctccttgcTTCTTAATGTTTGTGGGAAAAATGTCCCTCGTGGCTTCCAGTGTGCCTAA